GACGTCCTCGATCCGCGCCGCAGCGTCGCCGTCCTTGTGCACGACCAGGAAGGCGAAGTCGGAGTCAGGGTCGCTGTTCGCGGCCCAGTGCGGGTCGATCAGGATCGAGGAGGACCGCCAGACCCCGAAGGGCTGCTGTCCGTCGTGGTAGCCGGGCACGAAGAGGACCGGGGCGGCCGTGGGCGAGCCCTGGGCGGGGTCGCTCAGGCAGTGCGCCGCGGTGGCGATCACGTCGCCGCCGGGGGAGTCGACCACGCTCGCGGTGCAGTAGTGGTGGCCGAGGCCCGAGCCCTCGGGAACGAAGAGCGTGCCGATCGCCGGCAGGCCGAGGAACTCGGCGCTGTGGCCGAGAGGCACCGCGTGCTTTCCTGCCAGTGACGTCGGGACAGCGGCGGAAGGACCTGGGATACTCCGTCGTGCACCGGTTGACCCGCTTGCCCCGCTTTTGCCCGTTCCGTCGGGTCGGCCCTCGGCCACCGAGGGGCCCGCGCCCGACGCGCCCGTCCCTCCGTGAACCAGTACGAGCAGAAAACAGGCAAGGAAGGCCAGCGCTCCCACAGAGCGCGATGCTCGTCGCAGCTGTGCTCCGTTCACCCGACGGATCATAGGCAGAGCCCACCGGGACCTGTCGAGCGGCGCGACGCGCCCGACTCGGGGTTCTTCGACAGTTCTGTCACGAACGTCCAGGTAAGAGCCTCACCACACCAAGCGTCGCTAGCCTGCAAATAGCATGAAGCCGCCTGCGACGCCCACCGCCGGCGGACATCCCTGAACAGCGGGCTGTCCGTAATCCCGAAAGCGAAGAAACAAGAGATCCAGACGTGAGCCTCACCGGAACAGCGTTCTTCTATCTGCTCATCGCGGCGACGGTGGTCGCGGTGGCAGGCACCATGCTCCTGTGGGGGCTGGTCCGTGGGCCGCAGTGGCTTCGCTGGCTCAGCCGTCTGCTCATGATCGGGTTCTGCCAGCTGACCGCGATCGCGGTGGTCGCGGTCTGGATCAACAACGCCAACGGCCTCTACACCTCGTGGGCCGACCTGTTCGGCCAGCAGCAGCCCGACACCATCCCGGTCGCGAGCGCCGACGGCAAGCACGGTCTCACCTTCATCAACGACCGGGCCGGGTTCCGGCGCACCGGCTTCCACGGCGCGGCGTCCGGCATGTCCGGCGAGATGCTCGTCTGGACCCCGCCCCAGTACGACGACCCGCAGTACCGCGGCTACGACTTCCCGGTGATCATGCTGATTCCCGGCTACCCGGGCAGCCCCTGGTCCTGGATCGGCGGCGGCGACATGCCGGGCGCGCTGGAGAAGATGATGGCGAACGGCACGCTCAAGCCGTCCATAGTGGTCATCCCGAGCATCACCCCCGGCGGAGTGAACACGGACTGCACCGACGTCGGTAAGAACAAGAACGGCACCTGGGTGGGCGTCGACGTGCCCAACATGATCAAGAGCCAGTTCCGGGCCCTCAAGAACCCGCACGCCTGGGGCGTGGTCGGTTACTCCACCGGGGGCTACTGCGCGCCGAAGCTCGCGCTGGAGTACCCGGGCACCTTCGCCTCCGCCGTGGGCCTCAGCCCCGACGACTTCCGCGGCGACCCCGGCACCATCCGCGACCCGAAGGTGCGGGCCCTGGAGAACCCGCTGGCCCTCGCCCAGCGGGCGAAGAACGCCGACGTGCAGATCCTGCTGGCCACGTCCAAGAGCGACAAGTTCAGCACCCCGGCGAACTCGGAGTCGCTCCGCAAGGCCGTGAAGTGGCCGGTGCAGATGCCGCCGCCGATCGTGCTGAAGGACGGCGGCCACAACTGGAACACCTGGATGGGGCTCTATCCGGTGATCTTCCCCTGGCTGAACGACCAGCTCATGTCCCCGCAGACGGCGCCGGCCCCGACCGGCTCCCCCAGCCCCTCCACGCCCTCCCCGGTCGTGAAGGCGGCCACCACCGCCGTCGGCCTGGGCATCGAGACCACGGCCGAGAGGCGCGGCTGACGCGGGTGCGCGGGGCGCGGGGGCGCCGCACCGCGGCTACTCGTCGCGGTCGCCGTGCTCGGCCAGGAACTCCTCGAAGGCGCGGCCGAGCTCGTCGGCGGACGGCAGATCGACCGGCTCTGCCAGCAGGTTCTCCCGATCCGCCGCGCCGGCGACGGCGTCGTACTGCTGCTCCAGGCCCAGGATCGCGCCGCGCAGCTCCGCGTCGCCCTCGGAGATCTGCTGGTCGATGTCGGCGCGCACCTCGTCCATCCGCTCACGCAGGCCCGTGCCCGGCAGCATCAGCCCGGTGGCGGACTGCACCGCCTCCAGCGCGGCCACGGCCGCCTGCGGGTAGGGCGTCCGCGCCAGGTAGTGCGGGACGTGCGCGGCGAAACCGATGACGCCGTGCCCGGCCTCGTCCAGGCGGTACTCCAGCATCGCCCCGGCGCTGGCGGGCACCTGGACCTTCTCGAACCAGCGCGGGTGCGTGCCGAGCAGCTCCTTGCGGTTGCCGTGCGGCGTCAGGCCGACCGGGCGGGTGTGCGGGACGCCCATGGGGACGCCGTGGAAGGTCACGGACAGCCGCACGCCGAGGCGCTCCACGACGTCCCTGACGGCCGCGGCGAAGCGCTCCCACTCCACGTCGGGCTCGGGGCCGGTCAGCAGCAGGAAGGGGGCTCCCACGGCGTCGTGGACCAGGTGCAGGTCGATCGTCGGGGCCTGGTAGGACGCCCAGTGGTCGTGGTCGAAGACCATCGCCGGCCGACGCGCCCGGTAGTCCACCAGACGGTCCGCGTCGAAGCGCGCGACGAGCCTGCGCTCCGGGTCCTCCAGCAGCTCGGCGACGATCTGCTCACCGGTCTCCCCGGCGTCCATGAAGCCCTCGAAGAAGTGCAGCAGGATCGAGGCGTCCGCAGCCAGCTCCTCGGCGTCCGGCTCGAATGCGTACAGCCCCTGCGGTTCCAGCACCTGCGCTCCACTCCATGGTCTGTGGCCTGTGAGAACGGGCCCTGTCGGAAGCCGTGGGAAACAGCTTCTTCTACCCTGCTTCCAGCATCCCGGAACGTGCGTTCATTCCCCAACTCGGTGCGCGAACGGCGCCCGCGCGCCCCTCGAACACGCCGTGCACGACGGAAACGCGCGGCTGGGGTGACTTAGCCCCCCGCGCCGGGTATGG
This genomic interval from Streptacidiphilus rugosus AM-16 contains the following:
- a CDS encoding alpha/beta hydrolase produces the protein MSLTGTAFFYLLIAATVVAVAGTMLLWGLVRGPQWLRWLSRLLMIGFCQLTAIAVVAVWINNANGLYTSWADLFGQQQPDTIPVASADGKHGLTFINDRAGFRRTGFHGAASGMSGEMLVWTPPQYDDPQYRGYDFPVIMLIPGYPGSPWSWIGGGDMPGALEKMMANGTLKPSIVVIPSITPGGVNTDCTDVGKNKNGTWVGVDVPNMIKSQFRALKNPHAWGVVGYSTGGYCAPKLALEYPGTFASAVGLSPDDFRGDPGTIRDPKVRALENPLALAQRAKNADVQILLATSKSDKFSTPANSESLRKAVKWPVQMPPPIVLKDGGHNWNTWMGLYPVIFPWLNDQLMSPQTAPAPTGSPSPSTPSPVVKAATTAVGLGIETTAERRG
- a CDS encoding PAC2 family protein, producing MLEPQGLYAFEPDAEELAADASILLHFFEGFMDAGETGEQIVAELLEDPERRLVARFDADRLVDYRARRPAMVFDHDHWASYQAPTIDLHLVHDAVGAPFLLLTGPEPDVEWERFAAAVRDVVERLGVRLSVTFHGVPMGVPHTRPVGLTPHGNRKELLGTHPRWFEKVQVPASAGAMLEYRLDEAGHGVIGFAAHVPHYLARTPYPQAAVAALEAVQSATGLMLPGTGLRERMDEVRADIDQQISEGDAELRGAILGLEQQYDAVAGAADRENLLAEPVDLPSADELGRAFEEFLAEHGDRDE